One genomic segment of Manis javanica isolate MJ-LG chromosome 7, MJ_LKY, whole genome shotgun sequence includes these proteins:
- the SLC18A3 gene encoding vesicular acetylcholine transporter — protein MEQEATADQTRAAASKLSEAMGAALQEPRRQRRLVLVIVCVALFLDNMLYMVIVPIVPDYIAHMRGDNEKPTQAPVVWVSTLSPPIPTNASVGTLNISESSTTATKPARSALRPRYPTESEDVKIGVLFASKAILQLLVNPLSGPFIDRMSYDVPLLIGLGVMFASTVLFAFAEDYATLFAARSLQGLGSAFADTSGIAMIADKYPEEPERSRALGVALAFISFGSLVAPPFGGFLYQFAGKCVPFLVLAAISLLDALLLLAVAKPFSAAARARANLPVGTPIHRLMLDPYIAVVAGALTTCNIPLAFLEPTIATWMKRTMAASEWEMGLAWLPAFVPHVLGVYLTVRLAARYPHLQWLYGALGLAVIGVSSCVVPACRSFPPLAVSLCGLCFGIALVDTALLPTLAFLVDVRHVSVYGSVYAIADISYSVAYALGPIVAGHIVHSLGFAQLSLGMGLANLLYAPILLLLRNVGLLTRSRSERDVLLDESPQGLYDAMRLRDRPVSNPDGAPCSPPGPFEECEDDYNDYYTRS, from the coding sequence ATGGAACAGGAGGCGACAGCGGATCAGACCCGGGCGGCAGCCTCCAAGCTGTCAGAGGCGATGGGCGCGGCGCTGCAGGAGCCCCGGCGGCAGCGGCGCCTGGTGCTGGTCATCGTGTGCGTGGCGCTGTTCCTGGACAACATGCTGTACATGGTCATCGTACCCATCGTGCCCGACTACATCGCCCACATGCGTGGAGACAACGAGAAACCCACCCAGGCCCCCGTAGTATGGGTGTCCACGCTGTCGCCGCCTATCCCAACCAATGCCAGTGTCGGCACCCTCAACATTTCAGAATCTTCCACGACGGCCACGAAGCCAGCTAGGTCTGCCCTGCGGCCCCGCTATCCCACGGAAAGCGAGGACGTGAAGATCGGGGTGCTGTTTGCCTCCAAAGCCATCCTGCAGCTGCTGGTAAACCCCCTGAGCGGGCCTTTCATCGATCGCATGAGCTACGATGTGCCGCTGCTTATCGGCCTGGGCGTCATGTTCGCCTCCACTGTGCTGTTCGCCTTCGCCGAGGACTATGCCACCCTCTTTGCGGCGCGCAGCCTGCAGGGCCTGGGCTCGGCCTTCGCAGACACGTCGGGCATTGCCATGATAGCCGACAAGTACCCCGAGGAGCCGGAGCGCAGTCGCGCGTTGGGCGTGGCTCTGGCCTTCATCAGTTTCGGAAGTCTAGTGGCACCGCCCTTCGGGGGCTTCCTTTACCAGTTCGCAGGCAAGTGCGTGCCCTTTCTGGTGCTCGCCGCCATTTCGCTGCTGGACGCTCTGCTGCTGTTGGCGGTGGCCAAGCCCTTCTCGGCCGCGGCACGGGCAAGGGCCAACCTGCCGGTGGGCACGCCCATCCACCGCCTCATGCTGGACCCCTACATCGCCGTGGTGGCCGGCGCGCTCACCACCTGCAACATCCCACTCGCCTTCCTTGAGCCCACTATCGCCACGTGGATGAAGCGCACGATGGCAGCGTCTGAGTGGGAgatgggcttggcctggctgccCGCCTTTGTGCCGCACGTGCTGGGCGTCTACCTCACCGTGCGCCTGGCAGCGCGCTACCCTCACCTGCAGTGGCTGTACGGGGCACTAGGACTGGCAGTGATCGGCGTCAGCTCATGTGTGGTGCCCGCCTGCCGCTCCTTCCCACCACTAGCGGTATCTCTCTGCGGCCTTTGTTTCGGCATTGCGCTGGTGGACACAGCGCTGCTGCCCACGCTCGCCTTTCTCGTGGATGTGCGCCACGTCTCGGTCTATGGCAGCGTCTACGCCATCGCTGACATCTCCTATTCCGTGGCTTATGCGCTCGGGCCCATAGTGGCAGGCCACATCGTGCACTCGCTCGGCTTTGCGCAGCTTAGCCTTGGCATGGGTCTGGCCAACCTGCTCTATGCGCCCATCCTCCTGCTGCTGCGCAATGTGGGCCTCTTGACGCGCTCCCGTTCTGAGCGCGACGTCCTGCTGGATGAGTCCCCTCAGGGTCTGTACGATGCCATGCGCCTGCGTGACCGCCCAGTGTCCAACCCGGATGGGGCACCTTGCAGCCCACCTGGCCCCTTTGAGGAGTGCGAGGACGACTACAATGACTACTACACCCGCAGCTAG